ttaatttattttttaaatgaactattagatggaagattctgattggttgagagaagaggaaaaaaagttCACTCATAATGGTGAACCTAAATATTTTTCCTACATAAACCAATCTACACATAGAAATTTAGTTGAGTTGGAACCCACAAAACTTAGCatagtgtataaataatttaattagttggAACCCACAtacttattttagtttttgtatcaCTAGAAAATGAATGCggtattacaaaaaaaatcatcagcTCGGACTTGGCTTCTGTAGAAGGATAGTGGTCAGGTGAGTATGGAGACCACCAAACGGCCATCATTACTCTGCTCCCTTACTTATATCATTCAACACATTAGATTGGCTATCAATCCTTAGTTAATCATGTGGTTAAGTCATTGAAGCCTTTCCTACAACGTAAAAGCTTCTTACAAACTTAGTTCATATTACGGTTGATTTGTCCAAccttattttttcaaataaattattcgATATTACAATCATGGAATCTCGTCAAACTCTTACGACATGCTTTTTGACTTATGCTAACTTTTTTCTCCATCGTCTTGACTTTGCAGAAGCGAGTAATTGTTTAAGTGTACATAGTGCTATGACCTATGAAGATGGATTTGGGCggtatataattaaataacagaCCTATGTTTCGTTTTCCCGAAATCAACTGCCAAAAGTTACAACAAACgattaagaaaaatgaaagtgACACATTAACGCCTTAGcttatctttttcttcattcttcttcttttttacctATGCTTTGTTTTCCAGGAGGGCAGAAAttgaaccaaaattttgttgatatacCGAATAAAGAATCGACGACGTGACATTATACTAAACTCGCTCTATGGTAGAATGTCTCTGCACCATATAGCAAAAGTTCTCTGAGGAGGCTAATTATCCGTAAAAAGATTACAAACATTGGAGATAAGATATTGTTGcatattttttaatgtattatcaaaagaaaaaataatcactttatccaaaaaaataaaaacaaaaaaatcttatagtGTGGACACTGACTGACAAGTGACATCGACTAATCTCTCGTAAGTCGTAACCATCAACTCATAATTCTAGATACCAAAATTAAACGCAACTGCTAATCTCTCTAATCTTTTCCTTTGTCAAAACCAACTGCTAATCTCTTTTAGACTCTAGAGATAGCGACATAACTTCATTATTTCATAATAATTCatacaattttattaatatttaattttagtttcgTGGGaaacattgaaatttaaaagCCTCTACTAACATAAAGCTTCTCTTAACAACTCTTTATAAATCaaaagttaataatattttcatattgttttttttaagtcacTTATTCACAATGGGGTTTTAAACTCATATAAATTCATGTTGTATTAAACAATAAATGAGTTTAAAACCGCATAGTGAGTTAGACCATCTCCACCGGTTAATATTTCACATAGTTTCatattcattaaaaacaaataaataataacaaaaagagaTAAGGTGAGAAAAATAAGATGAGAGGTGAGAAATAATACCGTTTCTCAAATAGTTAATAGTTATATTTTTCTGatttaatctttaaaacaaataatcatactatattaaaattattaaaataatatatattgaaatcatTTTTAACTATGGATATGCTCTTAGTGACACATCAACGACTATGTTACTTTTAGACCATTAGGATTTTTgttagtaatttaaaaaaataaagatctaatatattttttctttttgaaattgtttataaattaaCGCAGTCcaatattttaaagttatataaGATATGTTTATGTCTTAAATTGACGTTAAAACAACGACGAAGTAGCCTTTGAGCGAATAATGTTACCGATcgagtaatatatatagagagagatgtTTGATCCTCATTGAGAGTCAGTAAGTTCTAAAAAACCAAATAGATCCTTCTTTGCTTTATTTAACTACATTAGCATAACGTTCACACATTTGCACTCAAAATATGGAGTCGTCGCGGAGCCTCGAGCACGTGCTCTCCATGCAAGGTGGCGATGATGTCGTCAGCTACGTGAAAAACTGTTACGGTCCAGCCGAAGCTTTAGCCTTGAGCAAACCAATGCTGGTGTCAGCTATCCACTCTATTAAGCTTACCAAAGGATGCTCCTACTCTCACCTGAAGATAGCCGATCTAGGTTGCGCAATCGGAGACAACACCTTTTCCACGATCGACACGGTGGTTGAGGTGTTACGGCGGAAGCTGGCCGTGGATGAAGACAGAGAAACCGAGACGGAGTTTGAGGTCTTCTTCTCTGACTTGCCTTCTAACGACTTCAACACGTTGTTTCTGTCGTTCGATGAGAAAGTGAACGGTTCCAGCCGGAAGTACTTCGCGGCTGGCGCTCCGGGGTCGTTCTATAAGCGGCTGTTTCCCAAAGGAGAGCTCCATGTCGTTGTGACTATGAGCGCCTTACAATGGCTCTCTCAGGTATATATGGATCATCCTCTATTTATTCAACATCTTTAAAGTACTAATGTTAATTttggtgaatatatatatgaagggTGATGAACAGTTGGTATATATTTTGAAGATTCATATTGATTACTAGACTAATGAAACTATATAAAAGTAGATTTCTACCTGATCGTCGTTTCTTCTAATGTGAACGTTAATATGAACGatatctcaaaaacaacaattgaTAATTAAAGTCCGAACCAACTTTATTTCTGTAACTGAATTTATTCTTTTCTGGTGTGTACATGTACCCTAtcatgtttcaattttttaatgaaaaccCATAAAACGTTACATTTCCTTGTACATTGGATATGATGTTAGATACCCGAAAAGGTGATGGAGAAAGGATCGAAGTCATGGAACAAGGGAAGGGTGTGGATTGAAGGAGCAGAGAAGGAAGTCGTGGAGGCATACGCGGAGCAATCAGATAAGGACTTAGCCGAATTCTTGAAATGTCGCAAAGAGGAGATTGTGGTAGGAGGAGTGTTGTTCATGTTGATGGGTGGTCGACCATCTGGCTCAGTCAGCCAAATCGGTGATTCTAACTCGATTCTGAAGCACCCTTTCACAACTTTGATGGATCAAGCTTGGCAAGATCTAGTAGACGAGGTAATCTCATGATGACGTCattatgtttcttttgtgaTGCCTTTCATGTTTTATGTATGGATTTTACAAAACGTCTCTTTATTGACCTTGTAAAAGGGTTTAATTGAAGAGGAGAAACGAGATGGTTTTAACATCCCGGTGTACTTTAGAAGCATGGATGAGATCGTTGCTGCGATTGATCGTTGTGGTGGTTTTAAGATAGAGAAAATGGAAAACNagctctctctcttcttcctcaagaaaTACTCTATTGCCTCGAGAATGCGAGGAAGAGGTGCACGTAGCGGCTTCGGGAGCTCTTGTGGCGGCGATGGCTCGACCTCTACGCTAAACCAACATCAAAAGAATGATGTGGGCCTTTCGGTTACTCCTGAAAACACTCCTTTCAGTGGAGGGTCGCCGAGAACGCTAGAGGAGATGATACTTCAGctagaggttgaagaagatctTGTTCGAAGAGCTAGACTCCGTGAATCTTACTACGGTACTTATGATAActacgatgatgatgatgataagttaCCTCATCAGCCCGTTCGGATGTCATGCGTTAACAGTTCCGATATTTTGAGGTGCATACTTGCTTTATCTATTACATTATGGCAATAATTAAGACGAATATCCCGTATTCGATAGGGAAAAACAACTACCGGTTTTGATTTCGAGTACGAAATAAGTTATTAGTTATATGACAAGAAGTTATATAATTTCAGAATGTTTGATTGTCTATtccatattatgttttattGTTATATGACAACAAGTTATGTTATATTTGCGTGCCCCCGTTAAGGTCTGCGAGGAACGCGTTGAATCAGTACCCACGTTTCTCGTTGGACGGTAAGGATGCGATGTACCGGTCATCGTTCCGGCGCCAGCTTGGCACCAGTGTTGACATGACATTACAGGAAGGACGGAGATCCCACTGCGGGGACCAACGGACATCGAAGAGATCAAGCCAAGCGAGCTTGGAGACAAAACGCCTGCCTCGGACGGTGGCTGGAGAAAGTGTGGTATGGTGCAAGACAGGGGTGGTTGCAAAGCTGATGGGCTTGGAGATGATACCTGTTCCGGTCAAGGGGAAGAAGGGAAAAGATAAGTTAGGGACTCTGCTCAAAAGGGAGCGTCTAAGGAGGAGAGAGCGGACGTTG
The sequence above is a segment of the Camelina sativa cultivar DH55 chromosome 10, Cs, whole genome shotgun sequence genome. Coding sequences within it:
- the LOC104720106 gene encoding gibberellic acid methyltransferase 1-like; the encoded protein is MESSRSLEHVLSMQGGDDVVSYVKNCYGPAEALALSKPMLVSAIHSIKLTKGCSYSHLKIADLGCAIGDNTFSTIDTVVEVLRRKLAVDEDRETETEFEVFFSDLPSNDFNTLFLSFDEKVNGSSRKYFAAGAPGSFYKRLFPKGELHVVVTMSALQWLSQIPEKVMEKGSKSWNKGRVWIEGAEKEVVEAYAEQSDKDLAEFLKCRKEEIVVGGVLFMLMGGRPSGSVSQIGDSNSILKHPFTTLMDQAWQDLVDEGLIEEEKRDGFNIPVYFRSMDEIVAAIDRCGGFKIEKMENXLSLFFLKKYSIASRMRGRGARSGFGSSCGGDGSTSTLNQHQKNDVGLSVTPENTPFSGGSPRTLEEMILQLEVEEDLVRRARLRESYYGTYDNYDDDDDKLPHQPVRMSCVNSSDILRSARNALNQYPRFSLDGKDAMYRSSFRRQLGTSVDMTLQEGRRSHCGDQRTSKRSSQASLETKRLPRTVAGESVVWCKTGVVAKLMGLEMIPVPVKGKKGKDKLGTLLKRERLRRRERTLDINGRIGPTTEASCSSEGFNMTRPIRAVGSRVAWVDGPQSLSHRVTFQN